The sequence GTGCGGTCGCCATCCCGGCTCCTGCCTTCGCAAAATCCAGGCGACGCAACAGCAGAAAGCCGAGCGCCGCGTGCGCATCAGCCAGCGTGGAGTCCAACGCCAGCGCACGCGTTGCTGCCTCCTCCGCGCGCGCATCCGAGATCCGGAAGTCCACCGCCCGGTTGTAATTCGGGCGGATGACATGGGCCAGCGCGAGCCCGGCCCAGCCGCGCGCGAACGAAGCGTCTCGCTTCACACTCTGCTCGAGATACTTCACAGAGCTGTCGCCCGGCCCCGCGCCCCGCTGCGCCCAGTAGTAGCGGCCTTTCAGGTACTCATCATAGGCGGCGGCATCGGTAGTTCCGCGAGCCGACGTGCCGATAGCGTCCACCATCCCGGTGCCGCTCAGTCGCGGTGCAAGCGCGCTGATGATCGCCGAGGTGAATGCATCCTGTACTGCAAACACGTCGGCGCCGGATCGCTCGAAGGTGTCGCTCCACAGCACCCCACCATCGCGCGTGCTGATCAGCTGCGCAGTGAGGCGGATGCGATCGCCGGCACGCCGCACTGTTCCTTCGATAATGGCTCCAACCCGGAGCGTCTTGCCGACTTCCGGCGCGAGAATCGACTTGCCTTTGAATGAATAGCTCGAGCTGCGCCCGGCCAGGCGCAGGCCAGGCAACTTCGAGAGCGCATGCGTGAGTTCGTCGGTGAGGCCGTCGCTGAAGTATTCATCCTTCGCGTCGCCGCTGGTGTTCACGAATGGCAACACAGCGAGTGATGACAGGAGTGCGGTATCGGCTGCACTGCCGTTGGTCGTGGACGCCGGCGTACCCACTGGCGCATCGGACGAACTGCGCCAGGTGCGCACGACATATACGCCGCCCAGCACCACGGCGAGCAGCGCGACTCCGACGAGCGCGCGAGTCGCGGCGCGGCTCGACGATGCGGTACCGAGCGAGGCAGGCGCGCTGCCCGTACCTGGCGTGGCCAACGCGTCGAGCGCGGCCAGCATCTCGCGCGCCGACTGCGGGCGATGCGCAGGGTCCTTCTCGAGGCAGCGCATGACGAGCGCAGCGAGCAAGGGCGGAATGTCGGGCCGCGCGGCGGCAATGGGGGCCGGCGTTTCCGTCAGATGCGCGACGAACAGTTTGGCCGGCGATCGACTGCCGAACGGAGAGGCACCGGTGAACAGCTCGTAGGCCACGCATCCCCACGCGTACAGATCGACGCGATGATCGACGCCCGGGTCGGCGCTGACCTGCTCGGGTGCCATGTACGCGGGCGTCCCGAGGGAGACGCCCACGGCCGTCATCCCCTCACTGGTGGTGCCGGTGGAAGTCCCGGTGGCGAAAGACAGCGCCTTCGCGACTCCGAAGTCTGTCACGACGGCCGCACCGTCGGCGAGCAGGATGTTGTCCGGCTTGATGTCGCGATGCACGAACCCGCGTTCATGCGCAAATGCCAGCGCCTGCGCCACGTCACGCAGCACCTTTACCGCATCGGACAGCGGCATGCGCGCACCACCGGACATGCGCGCACGCAGCGAATCACCGGGCACGTACGGCATGGTGAAATACGGCACGCCATCGGCGTCGCCTGCACTCAGCACGGGCACGATGTGCGGATGCTGCAACTGTGCCGCGGTGGTGATCTCCCGGCGGAAGCGTTCGACGGCCGCGAGGCCGCCGTCGATTGGCACCACCTTCACCACCACCTGCCGATTCAGACCATTATCGCGCGCGAGAAATACGCGCGACATGCCACCGCCGCCGAGCTCACGCTCGATGCCGTAGGTAGAACCGAGTGCGGCTTGCAGTTGCTCTCGGAGGTCACTCATTCACGCGGGACCATTTCGCGCCCAGTGCACGCTCGATGCGATCGCCATCGGCTAATCCGTCGGAGCGCTCGACTATTGTCGTCATGTGCTCTGCGCCGCCAACGCGCGTGCGCGCGGCGCGAGCGGGATCGCCGCGTATCGGTCTGCATTCGCCTTGATTTGCGCAAAGATCGGCGCGAGGTCCGGATGCGCAAGCCACGGACGCCAGACTGCGTGGTGCGCCCACAGCCCGCGGTAGTAGCCCGCTCCGAGGTCGGCGGCCCGAGCGAGCCACTTTCGCGCGCCGGCAGCGTCGCCCAGCAGTGCGAATCCCTCGGCGGCATACTCTGTGTACGAGAAGTCGCGCCAGAGCGTCGCCGCGAGCTCGGGAGTGAGGTGCTCCCCGGCGGCTTTGGCGTCCCCTCGCACGGCGGCGGCCAGGAACGACGACAGTCCGATCATCGCATCGGGTGGTTCGGCAGCCGCGCTGTCGAGGGCCTGCAGCGCATGGACATGGTCGCCGGCAGCGAGGCCGGCGAGCCCCTGCACGAGGTACCAGATTGCGGGCGGCGACGTCCCCGGGCCACCGGCGAGTCGCGCGAGCGCTGCATCGAAGCGCCCCGTCGTCCACTCACCAACACTCTCCATGAGCGGAAGCAACGGGTGGGCGGGTTCGCGGCTCCGCACGTCCTCCGTGATCGGAAGCGCGTCCTCGGGCCGGCCGGCAAAGATGAGGAACGCGCCGTACCAGAAGGCGATGTCCACCTCGTCGGGCAGCGCCTCGTACGCACGCCCCAGCTCACGCAGGGACGTGTCGATGTCGCTGCGGTACGCCCCCACCAGCCCGCGGAGCTCGGCCGCATATGGGGATCCCGGCGAGAGTCCCTCGATGGTCGCCGCGTAGCGCAGCGCATCGTCGAGCAGTGTGAGGTCGTCGGTCAGGCTGTTGTTGACCGCGGCCCAACACGCGCGACCCAGGCCGCGAAGCACGAAGAGGTTGTCGGGCGCCAGTCGTTGCGCTTCTTCGAGGTGGCCCAGTGCGCGCTGCAAGCCGGTGGCCGTCCATGCGTTGAGCCCCTCGCGTGCGCGCAAGTACGCGTCGTAGGCAGCAGCGTTCTCGATGGGATGCTCGACGAGCCGCGCGTGTTCCTCCGGCGACAACGCCAGTGCGAGCGCGGCGACGGTCGCGCTCGCGACACGGTCCTGCATGTCGAACACGTCGTCCATCGAGCCATCGAAACGCTCCGACCACACCGATGCATCGCGCTCCGCGTCGACCAGTGAGGCAGCGATCCGGAGGCGGTCGCCACCCTTGCGCACACTTCCCTCAAGCAGGTGCGTCACACCAAGTTCGCGCGCGATGTCGCGCAGTGAGCCGGTGCGCGTGCGGTACCCCATCATCGTGGTGCGGGAGATCACCCGCAACGCGCGCACTTTGGCGAGCGTCGTGATGATCTCCTCCGTCAGGCCGTCGGCGAAGTACCCGTTCTCGGCATCGGTGCTGAGGTTGGTGAAGGGCAGCACCGCGATCGAGCGTTCAGGCCTTGCAGTGGAGGATGTCGGTGCTGCCGGATGCAGCATGTCGACCTCGACGAGCGCGTCCGCGAATGCGCGCGCAGTCGCCGTGCGCTGGTTCGCGTCAAGCACCAGTGCGCGTGCAATGGCAACGTCGCACGCGGGCGGCGTGTCACCACGCATCGTGCGGCAGCGCGGCGCAGCTTCCGTGAAGCGCTTGACGAGGATCGCCTGAAACGTCGCGCCGGTGAATGGCACCGTGCCTGTAAGAGTTTCGAACAGGATGACGCCGAGGCTGTACACGTCGGACGCCGGGCCGGTGTCCCCCGTGCCGGTGGCTTGTTCGGGACTCATGTAGGCGGGAGTTCCGATCGCGGTGCCCGTTCCCGTCAACCGCTCGCGTCCTCCCTGCAACGTCGCGCGCGCAATCCCGAAATCGGCAAGCAATGCATGCCCATGGCTCAACAGAATGTTTTCTGGCTTGAGGTCGCGGTGAAGAATGCCGTGCTCGTGGGCATACTCGAGCGCACCCGCGACCTCGGAGACGATCTGCACGGCATCGCGAACCGGGAGGCGCCCTTCCCGGTCGAGCCGCGCGCGCAGCGATTCACCCTCGATTCGCGGCATGACGAAAAACAGCTGTCCGTCCGCTTCACCCGAGTCGAACACCGGCACGATGTGCGGGTGCTGCAGTCGCGCGCTAGTTCGGATCTCGAGCAAGAAGCGATCGGTCGCCAGCTCGGCGCTCACCTCCGGGTGCATCACCTTCACCGCGACTTCTCTGTCGTGTCGCAGGTCGTGCGCGAGATACACCGTCGCCATGCCGCCAGCGCCGAGCTCTCGCTCGATGCGGTAACGGTCGGCGAGGGCGATGCGCAAACGATCCACGACGGAACT comes from Gemmatimonas sp. and encodes:
- a CDS encoding protein kinase, which codes for MSDLREQLQAALGSTYGIERELGGGGMSRVFLARDNGLNRQVVVKVVPIDGGLAAVERFRREITTAAQLQHPHIVPVLSAGDADGVPYFTMPYVPGDSLRARMSGGARMPLSDAVKVLRDVAQALAFAHERGFVHRDIKPDNILLADGAAVVTDFGVAKALSFATGTSTGTTSEGMTAVGVSLGTPAYMAPEQVSADPGVDHRVDLYAWGCVAYELFTGASPFGSRSPAKLFVAHLTETPAPIAAARPDIPPLLAALVMRCLEKDPAHRPQSAREMLAALDALATPGTGSAPASLGTASSSRAATRALVGVALLAVVLGGVYVVRTWRSSSDAPVGTPASTTNGSAADTALLSSLAVLPFVNTSGDAKDEYFSDGLTDELTHALSKLPGLRLAGRSSSYSFKGKSILAPEVGKTLRVGAIIEGTVRRAGDRIRLTAQLISTRDGGVLWSDTFERSGADVFAVQDAFTSAIISALAPRLSGTGMVDAIGTSARGTTDAAAYDEYLKGRYYWAQRGAGPGDSSVKYLEQSVKRDASFARGWAGLALAHVIRPNYNRAVDFRISDARAEEAATRALALDSTLADAHAALGFLLLRRLDFAKAGAGMATARRFDPQSAIAAHWSAIYFSAAGDTAGTDRQMERALALDPLSPTTLNSHAIILFERRQFAKARERFAQVAEISRSFPNNSTLVLVWSGLADSAFHVAQRNLTTLSRGRLGNAVLAAAAAGRWPEARALRAQIIAGGVGITSYDRAQADLVFGNRAAAAAGFVDHLENDGGLPNIAFSMCFPPYDAIRSEPVWTAFLRRHQLRDCPRTSPWPIGTPRVPTAADR
- a CDS encoding protein kinase, with the protein product MSSVVDRLRIALADRYRIERELGAGGMATVYLAHDLRHDREVAVKVMHPEVSAELATDRFLLEIRTSARLQHPHIVPVFDSGEADGQLFFVMPRIEGESLRARLDREGRLPVRDAVQIVSEVAGALEYAHEHGILHRDLKPENILLSHGHALLADFGIARATLQGGRERLTGTGTAIGTPAYMSPEQATGTGDTGPASDVYSLGVILFETLTGTVPFTGATFQAILVKRFTEAAPRCRTMRGDTPPACDVAIARALVLDANQRTATARAFADALVEVDMLHPAAPTSSTARPERSIAVLPFTNLSTDAENGYFADGLTEEIITTLAKVRALRVISRTTMMGYRTRTGSLRDIARELGVTHLLEGSVRKGGDRLRIAASLVDAERDASVWSERFDGSMDDVFDMQDRVASATVAALALALSPEEHARLVEHPIENAAAYDAYLRAREGLNAWTATGLQRALGHLEEAQRLAPDNLFVLRGLGRACWAAVNNSLTDDLTLLDDALRYAATIEGLSPGSPYAAELRGLVGAYRSDIDTSLRELGRAYEALPDEVDIAFWYGAFLIFAGRPEDALPITEDVRSREPAHPLLPLMESVGEWTTGRFDAALARLAGGPGTSPPAIWYLVQGLAGLAAGDHVHALQALDSAAAEPPDAMIGLSSFLAAAVRGDAKAAGEHLTPELAATLWRDFSYTEYAAEGFALLGDAAGARKWLARAADLGAGYYRGLWAHHAVWRPWLAHPDLAPIFAQIKANADRYAAIPLAPRARALAAQST